The Salvia miltiorrhiza cultivar Shanhuang (shh) chromosome 2, IMPLAD_Smil_shh, whole genome shotgun sequence DNA window ATCAGCATAATTTTTTCTCTGAGTACCAAAGAGAGAGCCCAGTTCGTCTATGAAAACTTGTGTTAAAATATGTTTCCTGTTAGAGAGCCGTTTTATGAGCACAAGAAGAAGAGAGATGGGCCACATTATTTtctgttattttatttatttccttgTTTGGTTATTATTGCTTAGTCTAGTTTGATTAGAATTTCAGTAGTATAGGCTTTGGGTCTTTTGTGCCCAGACCCAGTTTAATAAAAGGGTTCCTTCCCTTACAGTAAGAACTGTCCAGGACCTAGATAGGAATTAGCGGTGCTTTGGGCTTGGGAGCAGATTCATCTTCTGCTGGATTATTATTGTTTTCATATTGATCATTTTTCTTATTCATTGCTAAGATCCTAACAGGTCCTCTTTACTCTAACATTCCCCTTTccttttcttgttctttttcaATGTCTTACGTTCCCAAAGAAGAAATGGAAATTGCATACCATATTATTCATCTCGAATATAAACCTCAATAAATGGTAAGGAATACTGTTCAAGGACATGTGAGCTTTAAAAGttaaattaaacataaaattatgaaccttataaatatataaactaaAGAAAATGTCATCTTAGATAATATATACAGGAAGAAAAGAACTTACTTTCGCCTTTCTTGTTTTCGAACCCTTAAACAGATTTTGCTACCTCCAGAACCCTCATTCTCTGCTTCAGATAATTCCTCTGCATCATTTGATTGAGAACTTTGTGAGCATTTGTGCTCACAAGGTAAATCTGTTTCTGGCAGACGTGGTACACCCTTTTTGGATCTGACATCAGCATGCTTCTTACTCCCACTTGTCTCTGAGACCACAGTTTCCCTCTGAGAGTTATGAACTGCCTCTACACCAATCTGTTTCCGTCTGCAATCTCTCAGACGTTGGGATTCTTGCGTAATTCCTTTCCCATCTTGTTTATCTGTTTTTAAACTATGAACTCTATCAGTTGAGTCTGCTGCTTTTCTTCTGAGAGGAGGGCTGAAAACAGAACGTAATTTTGAAGGCCCTGCCTGCTCATATTCCAATTTCTTCCTTTCTTGGTGATTACTGACCTTCTTCACAACATTTATCTGGTTTAGGTCATTACTTTTAGGCAACCCATCATTTTGTTTCAAACAATTTCCATCCATCCCAAATGATCCACAGGACTGTTTGTTTGGTTCATTTTCGGGGCCCAAGCAAATAAAAGTTGCAAAATCCTTTCTTGCCAAGATGGCAAGTTTCTTAACTTCCAGATACTTGGATATTGCTCGAGAATATGCACAAAACGGGCAGCAAAATGCCTCCCCTGTGTCAAAGCTCACATCTGAACCCAAACAGTTCTCATGAATCACTATAGGGCAGGAATCAGAAGTACAAGACAATAAATCTCCACCCCTGCGACATTTCATACAAATATGTTGTTCTCTTCCACTGGTTGTTGCTAACGTATTTTGACTGCATATGTATTGGGAGCTCAAAAATGTTTTCTTCTGTGTGTCAATAGTTGTCCTCTCATCGTGATATCCATCAGTATCACTGAAAATATCGACATCATCTTCAGCTTCACCAACAGTTGGGAGAGTTCTAGGAACGTTTTGGTCATACTTATCAATGTCCTCGTTAGTCGATGTGAGCCCATGGAAACCATTCCCTCCATTTTCTCTGGTTTGACCCTCCTCATTCAGCACTTCAGTACCACAATCGGGCAAAACGTGAAAATTCCCAACAAGCTCCTTTGATGAATTACAATGGTTATTACCATTCCCAGGAGACCCATTTTGCCTCATGACCTCGACACGCGTTTCTTTCTCTAAGCTGCACCTTCGTGCACCACTATTAGTTGTTTCCAATGGATCTTGGCTGCATGTGTTCTGAAGACTGTGCAAAGCATTTTCTTTTCTAGCGATTTCAGTCTTGCCACCGTCATTCCCATCATTATCATTACAAACATGAGATTTTTCTTTCACTTCATGAACATTGTTCATATGTAGCTCAAATCTATCCACGTCATCATTAGTTGTTTTGGGGTCACCGGCCTCGTTCTTGCCACCTTCTTCCTGAATGTTCTGCTCTTGCCTCTGCTGCTCCTCAGGTTTGTTATTTTGTCCATTGTCACAATGAGGAACCTTCTTTTCACAAGGCAAAACTCCATTTGAATCAACAAACCCTGATGAAGTACACTCAATAGTATCATGATTATAAGGTTTCACGAGCCCTCTTTCAAGGCCAAACCTTTTTCCTTTAAGATGGAGCAAAGTTACTGTAGAAGCATCTGTTATTTGTATATGGACTGCTGAAGATATTACCTGCTCACCTACATTCTGTTCATTGAAAATGATATCATGCCTATTCTTCTTGACAGGGTTTATGCAGGTTGTATCCAACTGTTCAGCTGGACTTTCACTGGCTCTTTTTTTCCTGTTAACTGGTACTAAGTTTTCATCAGGCAAATCCCTTGGCAAGAGGTTACCATCATCCGTATGACATTCGGCTCTAGGTGTATTTACATTGCATTTGCCACCTTCTGCGGGGGCATTATGCTCAGTGTGACTCCCAACTGGCAAACCACTACATTCTTTCAAAGATGACAAACTAGAAGGGCTTCCTGTAAGCAATGCATCCTTCAGCTGTTTTAAGAAAAACCATAGGAAAAATTAGACCAAATAAAGTCAACTCAACATTATTTTAGCATTCTTGCAAGATAAATGCATTATTCAACAGTCGTATAGCTCCCTTCACCTGTTTCAGAGCATATAATCTAGGCAAGCTAGACTTTTTATGCTCTATGAACGGCTCAAGATCCCACTTCGAGATTTCTAGTCCAGCAGATTTCAGATGTTGTGATACAGATGTCTGGCAATATGAACGTAAATTATCATCACTGGAACTTCTCAAATGACTCAATTATGCTAGTGTGTTGTCATACTTAATAGAGTGAACTTTCTAAAATTGAAAAGTACCTCGCTCAATATTCGTCGGAGTACATCTTCGCAAAGGTCAGATGGATCTAATCTAACTTTTTTCCTCGAGGCATAAGATACAGGATTTGCACGAGCtccttgaaggaataaactctCTAAAAATTTCAATGACACCAATTCCCTTGTATTTTTTCCAAAATCATTCAGAAGTTGTGGTGTCTTCTTAAGTAAACCTATGACCACGAATACAGAAATATCATGTCTCTCGACCAAAGCCATCAATTAAAATTTCATAAGAAATAGAAGTCGCTGCTATGCTTACGTAGTAAAAGAGATGCCTCTACATTATCAGAGCATGATAATGCCTCAAGGAACAATTTCTGTGGAAGAGATGATCCACAATGAAGCTGGGAATCCATTACTCTTTTTGCTTCAACATTCAATAATAGTATTCTGCTATCAATAGGTGGTTTTGTTAGATACACTAGCAAAGTCAAATGCAAGTATGCACCCGAGCTTAATCCAATAAAAAATAATGCCCACATAAACATAAATTGCAGGCATAATATATCATCGCATCCAGATAATTACCTGAAGATATAGTCACATAGCCTACATTCCAATCGAACGCCAGGTCACGGGATATCTAATAAGGTGCTTGGTAGGGTGGTATTTGGGAGGGGAATGGGAATTAACATATTATGATAGCTTAATTGTAGATTCCCGATAATATATTTTCCATTCCCCAATTTTGGGGAGTGAAACCTATTCCCAGATCATCGTTCATTCCCATTCTCCGCAAACCACCAAAATTCCAGAAGGTCATAAAAGTGACCAAtcttttttacttttgataaaaGTCAAGACATAACCTACAACAGACAATAATGAATCTCATTCTCTCACCTACCACCACTAAGATCTAAACTCCAAGAGTTGTAATGTCAAGTAACAGAAACTCAGAAAGGCCGTCGCATAGCTAATCACCTAATTCCACATTACCTGCATGTACTTCATCTACTCAATATATTTTCTCTAAATTGAGTTTTGCACCTCGACCACCACATATAATCACTTAAACATGCGAAAACACTGAAATCAGCATACAAAATAGTTTTCTGACAACAAACGTGATTTCGGCAATCAAACCAACAAAATTCATTCAATATCTTCAGCATAATGCCAAGCAAATTGTCTCCCATAAATACCTTTTCTTGaactgcttttttttttttaatgtccGGCCCAAGAAAAGGTAAAGGAGAGGCAGGCGAAATCAGTGGGAGCAACAGAACCGGCGGCTGCGTGAGGGGAGGGTCGGCGCGTGTGTATGTATCGGCgtctgtgtgcgtgtgtttgttgaagaagaagaataagaagagtAAAGAGGGCCGCGCCCTATCCAACTCTTCTAGAAAATAAATTTTCATACAAACCCGTGGGCTGGTCcgattaacccgtcattggAGAGGATTAGgattgaatattttcaacctgataaaaattacaacccaATTAATCCGGCACCCGATAGGGtcggcccgactaacccgatgagCTAGCCCGAAATCtaaatacttaatattaaatatttagatataaaaataaagaaatgacaaaatattataaagtctcatcatttaatttttctttattttttagatGCTTTGATTCTATGAATTCAATTTATTGAtggatattttattgttttttcgttaacaaagtggaacattttattattatcaaCTTATTTTATGTTATGTAACTTGATgttttttcaatatcttatatttttgcatttcatgcttgctatatatataatttatatctttgatttctatgtatattttatatattatacattaaataattaaaaatattaaaatacaaataattattttatttttacgtaTTTAAGCCGACTAGCTCGATGGGCTAGCTCAAAatccgaacgtttagggttagggttgaaaatttataactcGACAAAATCCCCAACCCGATTAgtccgcacccgattaaccccaAACCTGATAGGGCTGGCCCGAAATCCAGTGGGCTGGTCCTTTTAGTATTATTTTCGTCCGTCTATAAAGATAGTGTGTTTTTCTCTTTGAAAAAAACTTTTTTATGCTCCTTCTGTCtcctaaatattatttttttaaaataacacaaattttaataaaaattaattgtgtatttgataagtgaaaaataagtttcacaaaagtgaaattataagaataataattagtgaaattatttctaaaaataggttataatgatattttgggaacaaaccaaaatagaaaaagaggAAGATGATTGAGGGAGGGAGGATCCGATGGAGCACTTCAAAACTTCATTTATGCcctttaacattaaaatcaaatcgttcaaatttttttattaaaatttgtgccctTCGCTCTACCACGCACTCTTTATGGACgaataaaatattattcttattatgCATATGTATTAAGTGTAGTTACTTATTTGGGTGATTGAAAGCATAAAATGAATATATGTGATACATTTTGCATATAAAGATATTTATGATCAAATTAGTTTTTCTTAGATtaattcaattttcaaattaaagtcgaataagaatattgttggtacCGTTAACcgaaaattttgatttcaatGTTTATAATCTAAATTTGAAACTCGGGTGTAATGAATCAATAGTTACTGCTTACTAGTTTGACTTAAGGCTAGCTTAGGGAAATATACAAGTTTAGGATGCGTTTATTTGCTTTGAGATATAGAAAAAGATAAGCTCTATTTAACTTATTCACATGCTTTAAAAGTTGTTAAAAAATAGACAAACTTAAATAATATTGCAATTTTTctataattcaaattttagttCAAATTGAATCTGATATAACATTAATATGATTCAAATGAAGTCGTCGTTTTGATTctgaaatatattttaaaaaatgagttATTGGTGCCTAAATACGCAAAGTTTAGATCCATTTCAAAATTgtcaattttaaatattattataattttctcCATAACTTGAATTTCAGTTATAAGTAAATGTGACATGGTGTTGATATTGCACCACTTTAATAAAAACGCcttttatactttttaaaaaaatcatatcaCCAACTTCAGCTTCTTCATCCTTCTTATCAACTGTAGAACTTAACTTATGATGTCTATTTATGAAAGAGAATATAAGAGAAAAACATCATCATTATCATCGAACATCACCATCaaagattttattttcattaaaagATTTCATCATTTTATGTAATAGGGGAATTGGATGAGTCCAAATTTTAATGAAGTTCTTGAGACCGTGTGAGTGTGAGTGTGAGAAAaagagttgagagagagaaatccACAATTTTCTGCAAAATTTGAAATTGGCGTGCGAGAGGATAAAGAgagtttctgtatttgtgtgGGAGGAAGGGAGTTATGTGTATTTGCGCGAGAGAGAGTGAAGTGGATTAATCAagttaatattaaaaaatatatattaatacatGATACATATTAtctcataaaattaaatacttcaTCATTTTCCAAATAACTTTCTAAGAGAAAgagacacgagttttaagacaAAATTGTTAAGCGTATTGaaagtaataaaaaatattgtaattattattgaaagtggtgaaaatgcattataattagtattgagaataATGAAAacgtgaaaagtaagaataaatgagGTATTTTGAGCGGTGGGGTATTGCCCCAATATgaataggaagttatttgggggacgatccaaaaagaaaaaaaaaaagaaagttgtTAATTTGGAGACGGAGatagtatatatatttcatttatccTCAATTTCATGtatttttcaccattttaaTATGTCCCTCAATTTCATGCCCTTTTATATTTTAGGGTGCGTTCACTTTAATGgaaaaaaatgtatatttttactttttttcataattttcgcATGTTTACTATAGTAGAAAATTTTATCGAAATAGGGTGGAATATTTTCTCAGATAgctcattttcactcattttctcttcaatgttgaataatattatattcAGGTAGTAGTGTGAGAATattgaaatatttttcaatattttcatttcTAGTATGCTCATCATTTCTAGTATGATTTGAAGTGTGTGAACTGTAAAGCGGAAGACGAGACGGTTGAACATCTTTTTTCCACTTGCCGCAATTCCGAGGAGTTATGGAAGGGTTTGCTTCTTTGGCTTGGGAAAGATTCAGTTTTTCAGGCAACGATAAAAGATCATCTTCTCGCCTTTGTCAACTTGGGGACTAAACAGGATTTTCAGCTTCTCCTTGGGGTCTGGATGTGCACGATTTGGTGCATTTGGGGAGGGAGAAATAACAGCAAGTTTAATCTTGGAAGTTGGAGCAAAGATAAATTGTTGACAGAGGTAAAAACGAGGCTTTGGAGCTTGAAGCTAGCGTTCAATCTGCAGATTACTTCTCCAAATTTCAGAAGCTGGTTTGGAGCTGTGAAACTCCATGGTTAACTTTGGCAGCATCGTTTTTTTCTTCCTCCCCTGCTTGgtttccctttttcttttctgatcttGTTTCTTTGTTGTGGGTATCTCTGGTAccgtttttctttctttcagttTCAATATATCTCCCTTTTcctgaccaaaaaaaaaaaagtatgctCATGATAAAAatagggttaaatgcatgtaatatcatgaacttaggccgaaatccaaatttagcacgaaCTTCAATTTGTCCAATTTATATGGCTAACTTCATCTCGTATCCAATTTTAACACCGTTTTATTTTCCGGCAGAACTACGTGGCAATGACATGAAAcacgtggcaatgacgtgtctTCCAAATGACACGTCATAATTTGTAACTTAAAAACGTCCAATTTAAATGTGTAACTTTACTTCATGTTCAATTTAAATGTGTAACTTTACTCCATGTTCAAAATTGGTTTGCTAATTTCGACGGAGGTGAAGGCGGAGGCGAAGGTGGAGGATCAGTGCCGGAGATGCAGTGCAGCGGCGTGCTGGTTTGCAGGGGCGCCGGCAGGGGTGGATCTTCGATTTTGGATGTCTCTTCGATTTTGGATAGAGGGGTGGATCTGAGGGGAGGGGGGGTGGGCGGCGGCAGGGGCGCCGGATCTGGTGCGGCGGCGGGTGGAAGGaggtgaaattagggtttggggtggGGAAAATGGGGGAGACGAAATTAAGGTTGGGGCGCCGGATCTGCTTTCGCCTTTTCTCTTTCCTCCTTTCTCGCCCTCTTGGTCGGACGAGGATCGGCGAAGAGCTCCAGATCCCCCACCTTCTTACGCCTCTTCTGCGCTTCGATTGGAGGAGGAGTTCGCCGGACATGGAGGAGGGAAGGCGgtgggcggtggagagagagggggcggcggatctggtgggGGCGGTGGTGTTCGCCGAACATGGAAGGGAGAGAGATAAGAGAGGCGGCGTCGACCGTCGTGCTTGGAGGAGGAGAGCCGCTCGCCGGTGAGAAGATGAAGGAGTGTTGGAGGAGAGGAGCAGAATCCAGCGAGCAAAACGCAGCGTTTTGCTCGCCGGTCGGAAACTTGTGCCGGCAAGCCACGTCATTGACACGTAGGATTCAAGTTGGGGGGGGAAAAAAAAGGGTGTTAAAATTGGATACGAGATGAAGTTAGCTATATAAATTGGACAAATTGAAGttcgtgctaaatttggatttcggcctaagttcatgatatcttctcatcttttcttatccattatttgtcaataaaaattttacaataaaattaaaCGCACACTTAATAAATTACTCCACAAGAGGTGAGACTTTTGGTCAACTTTAATCACTAAAAAAGTGAGATCTTTATTTTACTCACAACACatttaactattttattaaaaatttgagttattctaAAAAAAGTATGAAATTGGGGACATAaggaatattataataaattaatcaaattagtATAAGTGAGATCATAATCAAACCAACAATCAATCTATTATAAACtagatcaaataaataaaaataaaattcacttTTGGTacttgattaaatatttttttgtacttttgGAAGAAACTCTTTGATACTTCAACTTTCTTCCTTGAATTAAACTTTCTCAACTTAGTTAATCCTCTCTCTGTCCATAAAAAAGTAAACATGCATAGTATGGAATGacgtaaattttaaaaaattatgtaaagTATATTGTGAGTTAAGAAATGGTCAtacattgattgtgatgtttagtataaaaattatgagcatacatatttttatgagattgatgaaaaaaaaatgcatatttttatgagacgaatggagtataatatattatttttgatttgtgtaatttaaattacataactTGGACAACATCAACTAATAATCTAGACTGTCCagtgaaaattattattaaacgATACAATCAATACATTGTTGGTTTAACCAAATGATCACAGAGCTCAAAAACGCTGTCGTTTAATCCACCTCGTCCATATCGCCCTCCTTCCTCTCCACCGTTATTCTGTTTCTTGTGCTaattttacttcaaatttatCGCCCATTTTTTCTCTACAAAAACCTCCAAACTCTTCCCAGAAATCCACTTCcctctctcacacacacgcGCGCAATCCTAACTCCATCTGCAATTCTGCACTATCCTGCAGAAATTCATAATAAAATGGCTTCTTTCACCGTTCCATGCCCGAAGGTTTCGCCGCCGCTGGCTGCTTCATCGCAGCATGTTGCTTTGTTCCCGCGATCCGGATGCCGAATGCTCCCGTTCGCTAAAGTCAAGGTTCAGTTGATTACGTTTCATGGTTTAGTTTGATTTGAGCTCGCTTTGATGCGTGGACATTGTGCTTTGTTTGACATCGCGCCGGATTTACGAGTTTCTTCTGTAACTTGCTAGCGTCAGGAAACGTGTATGTAATGCATTAATGGAGAGAGATTTGAGAATGAGTTAGTGACAGTTGATTGCTAGAAACACTGATAATGCTCGCATGTACTGAATGCTATTGCTCTTTGCTTGACTGGATCAAACACTATTACTGCACCAAAAGCCATAATTATAAGTAGAGGCGCAGCATAATTCTCTATATCTCGCAGTTCATAACTCTAATTTTCCCCCCCGGGTCGAGTTAGTGCTGAGAAGTTCTTTCTTTTGGTTCTGATTGATTTTAGCCTTAAAGTTTGTTGTAGGATTTACGATGTGAAATGTGTTCCTGCTGAGAAAAATAGTTCGATGAGTTACTAGCTTTGTTAATTTAGTTGTTGGGGACTGTAGATTTTGGAGAACATTGTGTTAGCTAGTTGTTATGTGTGTATCTGTGCCTTGAGGCATGTTCTGCTATTCTAGCTTATATACAAAGTCGGATGAACCCTAGAAAGATCAAACCCCTATAGAACATAAAAGGAGATGACTATTGGCGGGTAAGGAAGTGTTGAGTCTGTTTATTTGTACGAGAACTTAATGTCTTGCAGAAGTATTCCTATACAAGGCGATTGAGTTTACTAAGGATAAAAGTAACAGTGTCTTTTTTTTGGTTAGATTCTTTTTTACTGCAATATGCCTGAAGCTCCTTTTTCT harbors:
- the LOC131008837 gene encoding uncharacterized protein LOC131008837; this encodes MDSQLHCGSSLPQKLFLEALSCSDNVEASLLLRLLKKTPQLLNDFGKNTRELVSLKFLESLFLQGARANPVSYASRKKVRLDPSDLCEDVLRRILSETSVSQHLKSAGLEISKWDLEPFIEHKKSSLPRLYALKQLKDALLTGSPSSLSSLKECSGLPVGSHTEHNAPAEGGKCNVNTPRAECHTDDGNLLPRDLPDENLVPVNRKKRASESPAEQLDTTCINPVKKNRHDIIFNEQNVGEQVISSAVHIQITDASTVTLLHLKGKRFGLERGLVKPYNHDTIECTSSGFVDSNGVLPCEKKVPHCDNGQNNKPEEQQRQEQNIQEEGGKNEAGDPKTTNDDVDRFELHMNNVHEVKEKSHVCNDNDGNDGGKTEIARKENALHSLQNTCSQDPLETTNSGARRCSLEKETRVEVMRQNGSPGNGNNHCNSSKELVGNFHVLPDCGTEVLNEEGQTRENGGNGFHGLTSTNEDIDKYDQNVPRTLPTVGEAEDDVDIFSDTDGYHDERTTIDTQKKTFLSSQYICSQNTLATTSGREQHICMKCRRGGDLLSCTSDSCPIVIHENCLGSDVSFDTGEAFCCPFCAYSRAISKYLEVKKLAILARKDFATFICLGPENEPNKQSCGSFGMDGNCLKQNDGLPKSNDLNQINVVKKVSNHQERKKLEYEQAGPSKLRSVFSPPLRRKAADSTDRVHSLKTDKQDGKGITQESQRLRDCRRKQIGVEAVHNSQRETVVSETSGSKKHADVRSKKGVPRLPETDLPCEHKCSQSSQSNDAEELSEAENEGSGGSKICLRVRKQERRNLNPAIPHFRRKNIPWTSEEEEKLKEGMRVCCGPYDAKIPWTKILGHGEGIFHPSRTTINLKDKWRNICKASSKSKL